Proteins encoded together in one Carya illinoinensis cultivar Pawnee chromosome 3, C.illinoinensisPawnee_v1, whole genome shotgun sequence window:
- the LOC122304891 gene encoding uncharacterized protein LOC122304891 — MWRKLWLFNIPGLTKIFVWKAITNCLPTKKNLFKRKVVKDALCPVCRKEDESICHALWSCSGSGDVWACEWSPVQKWSANERDFFELWSEWSLRLTQDQMELIAVVLRRIWFRMNGWVFENRFKGPNDVFSQAANCLSEYQQAQETQQTQSKQSNSQCGRALHWKPPEGDTVKVNWDAALKSDDRKCGMGVVIRDSCGDVLASLCSCRLNVSNPVIA, encoded by the coding sequence ATGTGGAGGAAATTATGGCTGTTTAATATACCAGGGCTTACAAAGATCTTTGTTTGGAAGGCTATTACAAATTGTCTTCCAACAAAGAAAAATCTGTTTAAGAGAAAGGTTGTAAAAGATGCTTTATGCCCAGTATGCAGAAAAGAGGATGAATCAATCTGTCATGCTTTGTGGAGTTGCAGTGGATCAGGGGATGTTTGGGCGTGTGAGTGGAGTCCAGTGCAGAAATGGTCAGCCAATGAAAGAGATTTTTTTGAACTTTGGTCTGAATGGTCTTTGAGGTTGACTCAGGATCAAATGGAACTAATAGCTGTGGTGTTGAGAAGGATATGGTTCAGAATGAATGGTTGGGTCTTTGAAAATAGATTTAAGGGGCCTAATGATGTATTTAGTCAAGCTGCAAATTGCTTGAGTGAATACCAGCAGGCACAGGAGACACAGCAGACACAATCAAAACAAAGTAATTCTCAATGTGGTAGAGCTCTACATTGGAAACCACCTGAAGGGGATACGGTGaaagtaaattgggatgcagctCTAAAAAGTGATGACAGAAAGTGTGGAATGGGGGTGGTGATCAGAGACAGTTGTGGTGATGTTTTAGCCTCATTATGCAGTTGCAGATTGAATGTTTCAAACCCTGTAatagcataa
- the LOC122304889 gene encoding uncharacterized protein LOC122304889 translates to MEDMEKVWRRLKLNDEEDEPIEIQHSDSSILNLKSERSLVGKVISMRRIGKEVIRSMMERIWKVGKPVEFQEIGSNCYVITFVTRKDKVRVLDGCPWLFDNHLFVLKEFEGKVQPNLFDFDHACLWVQMLNLPLNYMTKRMVEEIGKSIGKVVEVDVQEDGSAWGRCLRVKVECDLKKPIARGRTILVDGRRSWVPFQYEKLPRLCFNCGRIVHEKEGCKGSDENAGQYGVWLRARPINRKVTTKGEEEKIKKKKEKEKDNSRQEYEEMEKEGESQQGREEDELVEQEVIDVNSMLKVQEDLFQPMMKVNEEEDSRLDACVNVQDEKSKVIENKMLQLTDEDVESKRSSRWKRRARARARPESGKQTSSFSQLKRNYDAMEDDSEQIDGGKRIKKGDEVVCDENILRVVAAEQHHLEA, encoded by the coding sequence ATGGAAGACATGGAGAAAGTATGGAGGAGATTGAAGCTGAATGATGAGGAGGATGAACCGATTGAAATACAGCATTCTGATTCGAGTATATTGAATCTGAAGAGTGAACGAAGTCTGGTTGGGAAGGTGATTTCAATGCGTCGGATTGGGAAGGAAGTTATCAGATCTATGATGGAGAGAATCTGGAAGGTAGGAAAACCAGTGGAATTCCAGGAGATTGGAAGTAACTGCTATGTTATAACATTTGTAACTCGGAAAGACAAGGTGAGAGTTCTTGATGGTTGTCCTTGGCTGTTTGATAATCATCTATTTgttctaaaagaatttgaaggtaAAGTGCAACCTAATCTGTTTGACTTTGATCATGCTTGCCTATGGGTGCAAATGTTAAATTTACCTTTGAATTATATGACAAAAAGGATGGTAGAGGAGATAGGAAAATCGATAGGGAAGGTTGTGGAGGTGGATGTGCAGGAAGATGGCTCGGCTTGGGGGAGATGCTTAAGAGTTAAGGTGGAGTGTGATCTTAAAAAACCTATAGCTCGAGGAAGGACAATTCTAGTGGATGGTAGGAGAAGCTGGGTGCCTTTTCAATATGAGAAGCTACCTAggctttgttttaattgtggAAGAATTGTGCAtgaaaaggaggggtgcaaggGTAGTGATGAAAATGCTGGTCAATATGGAGTGTGGCTTAGGGCACGACCTATAAATAGAAAAGTAACTACTAAAGGGGAagaggaaaagataaaaaagaaaaaagaaaaggagaaggatAATTCAAGGCAGGAGTATGAGGAAATGGAGAAGGAAGGGGAATCTCAGCAGGGAAGGGAGGAGGATGAGTTAGTAGAACAAGAGGTGATTGATGTAAATTCAATGTTGAAGGTACAGGAGGACCTATTTCAACCTATGATGAAAgtgaatgaagaggaagatagTAGACTAGATGCTTGTGTGAATGTACAAGATGAGAAGTCTAAAgtgattgaaaataaaatgctgCAATTGACTGATGAGGATGTGGAGAGCAAGAGGTCATCAAGGTGGAAAAGAAGGGCTAGGGCTAGGGCTAGGCCTGAGTCAGGTAAGCAAACTAGCTCTTTTTCTCaactaaaaagaaattatgatGCTATGGAAGATGATAGTGAACAGATTGATGGTGGCAAGAGAATTAAGAAGGGTGATGAGGTAGTGTGTGATGAAAATATACTAAGGGTGGTGGCTGCTGAGCAGCACCACCTGGAAGCATGA
- the LOC122304920 gene encoding cyclin-dependent kinase F-1, whose translation MESHQPTKSWSIHTRPEIIAKYEILERVGSGAYSDVYRARRLSDNLVVALKEVHDYQSAFREIEALQILRNCPNVVVLHEYFWREDGDDDAVLVLEYLRTDLATVVKEAKRDGRGIGVGEVKRWMIQILCGLDACHRNMIVHRDLKPSNLLVSDDGVLKLADFGQARILLEHGYVAAYNGPALYEQNPVNPENTFHPPEGFTETHNSCQEAYEIQEQGTISKEEYFRQLDEVKAKKAVDETDKETNFYDGNASCLATCSTSDIEDDPFESSYSYEAGEGGDNRQGCLTSCVGTRWFRAPELLYGSIDYSLEIDLWSLGCIFAELFTLEPLFPGTADIDQLSRIFNVLGNLTEEVWPACSKLPDYNMISFNKVENPIGLGACMPNLSPDEISLVKRLVCYDPASRATAMELLHDKFFTEEPLPVPVSELWVPSTRSGQDEDTPGGWNEYDEMGSDSDFEDFGPGNFTSTSTGFSIQFP comes from the exons ATGGAGTCCCACCAACCAACAAAAAGCTGGAGCATACATACCCGACCCGAAATCATAGCCAAGTACGAAATCCTGGAGCGCGTTGGCTCCGGCGCCTACTCCGACGTCTACAGAGCCCGAAGGCTCTCCGACAACCTCGTCGTCGCTCTCAAAGAGGTCCACGACTACCAGTCGGCGTTCCGCGAAATCGAGGCCCTCCAGATCCTGCGCAATTGCCCAAACGTCGTCGTTCTGCACGAGTACTTCTGGCGGGAGGATGGGGACGATGACGCTGTGCTCGTTTTGGAGTACCTAAGGACAGACTTGGCGACGGTGGTCAAGGAGGCGAAGAGGGACGGTCGTGGGATTGGTGTCGGGGAGGTGAAGCGGTGGATGATCCAGATTCTCTGTGGACTGGACGCCTGCCACAGGAACATGATTGTGCATCGGGATTTGAAGCCCAGTAATTTGTTGGTTTCGGATGATGGGGTGCTCAAGCTCGCAGATTTTGGCCAG GCAAGGATACTCCTGGAACATGGATATGTTGCTGCCTACAACGGCCCAGCTCTTTACGAACAAAACCCTGTAAATCCAGAAAATACCTTTCATCCACCTGAAGGTTTTACAGAAACACACAATTCGTGCCAAGAGGCATATGAAATACAAGAGCAGGGAACTATAAGTAAAGAAGAATATTTTAGACAGTTAGATGAGGTCAAGGCTAAAAAGGCTGTAGATGAAACTGATAAGGAAACAAATTTTTATGATGGGAATGCATCTTGTCTTGCAACATGCTCGACGAGCGACATAGAGGATGATCCTTTTGAGAGTTCATATTCCTATGAGGCTGGAGAGGGTGGAGATAATAGACAAGGTTGTCTCACATCCTGTGTTGGAACTCGTTGGTTCAGAGCCCCCGAACTACTCTATGGATCCATAGACTATAGTTTAGAGATTGATCTGTGGTCATTGGGTTGCATATTTGCCGAGCTTTTTACTCTGGAGCCCCTTTTTCCTGGAACTGCTGATATTGATCAGCTCAGCAGAATTTTTAATGTCTTGGGAAACTTAACTGAGGAAGTATGGCCAGCTTGTTCTAAACTTCCTGACTATAACATGATTTCATTCAATAAGGTCGAGAATCCGATTGGTTTGGGAGCATGCATGCCCAACCTCTCCCCTGACGAAATCTCTCTCGTCAAAAGACTTGTCTGCTATGACCCAGCTAGTAGAGCCACAGCCATGGAACTGCTCCATGACAAGTTTTTCACTGAAGAGCCTCTTCCGGTTCCCGTATCTGAGTTATGGGTTCCTTCGACCAGAAGTGGGCAAGATGAGGACACTCCTGGAGGATGGAATGAGTACGATGAAATGGGCTCAGATTCTGATTTTGAGGACTTTGGCCCTGGGAATTTTACGAGCACTAGTACTGGTTTTTCCATACAATTCCCTTGA
- the LOC122304890 gene encoding uncharacterized protein LOC122304890, whose amino-acid sequence MKILCWNCRGLGNPRTVQDLSLMVKEKQPILVFVCEIKIRSCKIVGLQRRLGMEGSFAVDSEGRRGGIVLFWRDEKGAEIVNYSKWHVTVIVKGERQEKDWCFTGFYGHSESGKRRLSWDLLRQLKPTNDGAWCVGGDFNEILWHNEKVGGKRRAESQINLFREALEDCGLIDVGYRGNGFTWSNEHSDQSFTKERLDRFVVNNEWKSIFKEVEVMAQTGRCSDHLPIVISTIDEGNGRRRGFFQFRFEACWLQQEECEQVVKEGWRKSLLASEPIQQVQTRLQCCSQALLSCFKGKDKRRGKEIEQVSKKIREIQGDLCQNNMEELKRLQEKVGLLLDQEDVKWK is encoded by the coding sequence ATGAAAATCCTatgttggaactgccgagggcttgggaaccctcggacagttcaagacCTTAGTCTTATGGTTAAGGAAAAGCAGCCCATTCtggtttttgtttgtgaaataaAAATCAGGTCATGTAAAATTGTTGGTTTGCAAAGGAGGTTAGGGATGGAAGGAAGTTTTGCTGTTGATTCTGAGGGAAGAAGGGGTGGTATTGTACTGTTTTGGAGAGATGAGAAAGGTGCTGAGATTGTAAACTACTCAAAGTGGCATGTTACTGTAATAGTAAAAGGAGAAAGGCAAGAAAAAGACTGGTGCTTCACAGGGTTCTATGGTCATTCTGAATCAGGGAAAAGAAGGTTATCATGGGACCTATTGAGACAGTTAAAACCTACAAATGATGGTGCCTGGTGTGTGGggggagactttaatgaaatattatgGCATAATGAGAAAGTAGGGGGAAAAAGGAGAGCTGAAAGTCAGATAAACCTGTTCAGGGAAGCATTAGAGGACTGTGGTCTGATTGATGTTGGATATAGGGGAAATGGATTTACCTGGTCTAATGAACATTCGGACCAATCATTTACAAAAGAAAGATTGGACAGGTTTGTGGTGAATAATGAATGGAAGTCCATTTTCAAGGAAGTGGAGGTGATGGCTCAAACAGGGAGATGTTCAGATCACTTACCCATTGTAATCTCTACTATTGATGAAGGGAATGGTAGAAGGAGGGGGTTCTTTCAGTTCAGGTTTGAGGCTTGTTGGTTGCAACAAGAAGAATGTGAGCAAGTGGTTAAAGAAGGGTGGAGGAAGAGTCTCTTAGCATCAGAACCTATACAACAAGTTCAAACCAGACTGCAGTGTTGTAGTCAGGCTTTATTATCATGCTTCAAAGGAAAGGataaaagaagaggaaaggaaATTGAGCAGGTATCAAAGAAAATAAGGGAGATACAAGGGGATCTTTGTCAGAATAACATGGAGGAGTTGAAAAGATTGCAAGAGAAGGTGGGCTTGTTACTTGACCAAGAGGATGTGAAATGGAAGTAG
- the LOC122304914 gene encoding rac-like GTP-binding protein ARAC7 isoform X1 codes for MSASKFIKCVTVGDGAVGKTCMLICYTSNKFPTDYIPTVFDNFSANVAVDGNIVNLGLWDTAGQEDYSRLRPLSYRGADIFVLAFSLISRASYENVLKKWMPELRRFAPNVPIVLVGTKLDLREDGRFLADHMGSNVITSVQLIPRNIQGEELRKQIGAAAYIECSSKTQQNVKAVFDTAIKVVLQPPRRREMARKKRHRRSGCTIATIVCGGCAARTY; via the exons ATGAGTGCTTCAAAGTTCATTAAATGTGTCACAGTTGGAGATGGAGCTGTTGGGAAGACCTGTATGCTCATTTGTTACACCAGCAACAAGTTCCCCACT GATTATATACCCACAGTATTTGATAATTTCAGTGCTAATGTGGCCGTGGATGGGAACATTGTCAACCTGGGACTATGGGATACTGCAG GCCAGGAAGATTATAGCAGGTTAAGGCCACTGAGTTACAGAGGTGCAGATATATTTGTCTTAGCTTTCTCATTAATCAGTAGGGCAAGCTATGAAAATGTTCTTAAGAAG TGGATGCCTGAACTTCGAAGATTTGCACCCAATGTTCCAATTGTTCTTGTTGGAACAAAGTTAG atcTTCGTGAGGATGGTAGGTTTTTAGCTGATCACATGGGATCTAATGTCATAACCTCGGTTCAG CTCATTCCACGAAATATACAGGGAGAGGAACTGAGGAAACAAATTGGTGCAGCAGCTTATATAGAGTGCAGCTCTAAGACTCAACAG AATGTCAAAGCTGTATTTGATACTGCAATTAAGGTTGTTCTTCAACCACCAAGGAGGAGGGAGATGGCAAGGAAGAAAAGGCACAGAAGGTCTGGCTGCACAATTGC GACTATTGTCTGTGGAGGCTGCGCTGCTAGGACGTATTGA
- the LOC122304914 gene encoding rac-like GTP-binding protein ARAC7 isoform X2 — protein sequence MSASKFIKCVTVGDGAVGKTCMLICYTSNKFPTDYIPTVFDNFSANVAVDGNIVNLGLWDTAGQEDYSRLRPLSYRGADIFVLAFSLISRASYENVLKKWMPELRRFAPNVPIVLVGTKLDLREDGRFLADHMGSNVITSVQGEELRKQIGAAAYIECSSKTQQNVKAVFDTAIKVVLQPPRRREMARKKRHRRSGCTIATIVCGGCAARTY from the exons ATGAGTGCTTCAAAGTTCATTAAATGTGTCACAGTTGGAGATGGAGCTGTTGGGAAGACCTGTATGCTCATTTGTTACACCAGCAACAAGTTCCCCACT GATTATATACCCACAGTATTTGATAATTTCAGTGCTAATGTGGCCGTGGATGGGAACATTGTCAACCTGGGACTATGGGATACTGCAG GCCAGGAAGATTATAGCAGGTTAAGGCCACTGAGTTACAGAGGTGCAGATATATTTGTCTTAGCTTTCTCATTAATCAGTAGGGCAAGCTATGAAAATGTTCTTAAGAAG TGGATGCCTGAACTTCGAAGATTTGCACCCAATGTTCCAATTGTTCTTGTTGGAACAAAGTTAG atcTTCGTGAGGATGGTAGGTTTTTAGCTGATCACATGGGATCTAATGTCATAACCTCGGTTCAG GGAGAGGAACTGAGGAAACAAATTGGTGCAGCAGCTTATATAGAGTGCAGCTCTAAGACTCAACAG AATGTCAAAGCTGTATTTGATACTGCAATTAAGGTTGTTCTTCAACCACCAAGGAGGAGGGAGATGGCAAGGAAGAAAAGGCACAGAAGGTCTGGCTGCACAATTGC GACTATTGTCTGTGGAGGCTGCGCTGCTAGGACGTATTGA